In Pseudobacter ginsenosidimutans, the following are encoded in one genomic region:
- a CDS encoding RagB/SusD family nutrient uptake outer membrane protein, which produces MHTYMNRKLIPLLCLFFISTSSCKKFLSTYSQNKSFVESAADLDEVLVGDAYYKYLNQPGDINKSYFHSMDDDAEMGKVENAGAIPYSYTGFHYWQAEPRMDINGVVQSNDPYFIGLYNKIARINTILQSIPDLRDKGEPAAALNRISGEAHFLRAMYYYILVNLYGKPYNPSSAGTDFGVPLRTDPTIKDQFIARSSTRQVYDQIIADLLDAEKELEGANQTSTSRANQAAAQALLCRVYLYTGNYEKTVLYADKVINTQRYPIKDLNNHTTGDDFLTRSATEVIFTMGGSAIPDLMRLSDNAASSPFYRVSDELATSYSPTDLRRQAFFIQSSKGYLKAAKKRKNINATTNDASDNFLLRISEVYLNRAEALASTDQFEEARNSLQELRKNRFKPADLTAITTEGAALMSNIREERRLDLCFEFHRWFDLRRYAVNAKYPFSKSIKHKAYANTGSGYTEIGYYELSPYAQDAAAYIVPIPNDEIEFNRGMLINEPRPGRPLKQ; this is translated from the coding sequence ATGCATACATATATGAACAGGAAATTGATCCCATTGCTTTGCTTGTTTTTTATCAGTACCAGCTCCTGCAAGAAATTCTTATCTACCTATTCCCAGAACAAGAGTTTCGTTGAATCTGCTGCCGATCTGGATGAAGTGCTGGTGGGAGATGCCTATTATAAGTATTTGAATCAGCCCGGCGATATCAACAAGTCTTATTTCCATTCCATGGATGATGATGCAGAAATGGGTAAGGTAGAAAATGCCGGCGCTATCCCTTACAGTTATACAGGATTTCATTACTGGCAGGCAGAACCACGCATGGATATCAATGGAGTTGTACAGTCAAATGATCCATATTTTATTGGACTCTACAATAAGATCGCCCGTATCAATACTATTCTCCAAAGCATCCCTGATCTGAGAGACAAAGGAGAACCTGCCGCTGCATTGAACAGGATCTCCGGGGAAGCTCATTTTCTCCGGGCCATGTATTATTACATATTGGTGAACTTATATGGAAAACCATACAATCCTTCTTCTGCGGGCACTGATTTTGGCGTGCCGTTAAGAACCGATCCAACCATCAAGGATCAGTTCATTGCACGCAGCAGTACCAGGCAGGTGTATGATCAGATCATTGCCGATCTGCTGGATGCAGAAAAAGAACTGGAAGGCGCCAATCAAACCTCCACGTCAAGAGCCAACCAGGCTGCGGCACAGGCATTACTCTGCAGGGTTTATCTCTATACAGGGAATTATGAAAAGACGGTTTTATATGCAGACAAAGTGATCAATACCCAACGTTACCCGATAAAGGATCTCAACAATCATACAACCGGGGATGATTTTCTCACCCGTTCTGCTACTGAAGTGATCTTTACCATGGGCGGGTCTGCTATTCCGGATCTCATGAGGCTGAGCGACAATGCTGCCAGCAGCCCGTTCTATCGCGTGTCTGATGAGCTCGCTACCAGCTATTCCCCTACCGATCTGCGCAGACAGGCTTTCTTTATACAAAGCAGCAAAGGTTACCTGAAAGCGGCAAAAAAGAGGAAGAACATCAATGCCACCACCAATGACGCATCAGATAATTTTCTCCTCCGCATTTCCGAAGTATACCTGAACCGGGCCGAAGCGCTGGCTTCAACAGATCAGTTTGAAGAAGCCCGCAACAGCTTACAGGAATTAAGAAAGAACAGGTTCAAACCTGCTGATCTGACCGCCATCACAACGGAAGGCGCCGCACTGATGAGTAATATCCGGGAGGAACGCAGACTGGATCTTTGTTTTGAATTCCATCGCTGGTTCGATCTTCGCCGGTATGCAGTAAATGCAAAATACCCATTCAGCAAATCGATCAAACACAAGGCATACGCAAATACCGGCAGCGGATATACTGAGATCGGTTATTACGAACTGAGCCCTTATGCACAGGATGCCGCTGCATACATTGTACCTATTCCCAATGATGAGATCGAATTCAACCGGGGAATGCTGATCAATGAACCAAGGCCTGGCCGTCCGCTGAAACAATAA
- a CDS encoding ABC transporter ATP-binding protein → MILKAENLSHRYSRAWAIRDINIEIAEHGIVGLLGSNGAGKSTTMNIICGTLNQTEGEVFINGINKRKNPEAVKREIGFLPQQAPLYTDLTIDEFLVFSAELRLIDKKQIKKAVEEVKDKCGLSHISSRLIKNLSGGYRQRVGIAQAIIHKPKLVVMDEPTNGLDPNQIIEARKLIKEIAREHTVLLSSHILSEINLLCRDIIMIESGRIVFSDTMDAFNNYTKANAILVKFDNPPSKEALLQIPGVESVEFLNPSQVRIHYNGDEEMNARLINASAQQGWKLREIGQDKGLLDDVFKQLSSQSNH, encoded by the coding sequence ATGATCTTAAAAGCAGAAAATCTATCCCACCGTTATTCCAGGGCATGGGCCATACGGGATATCAATATTGAAATTGCAGAGCATGGGATCGTGGGTCTGTTGGGTTCCAACGGCGCCGGCAAATCCACTACCATGAATATCATCTGCGGCACCCTGAATCAAACCGAAGGAGAAGTATTCATAAATGGGATCAATAAACGAAAGAACCCCGAAGCTGTAAAAAGGGAAATTGGTTTTCTCCCGCAGCAGGCGCCACTGTACACCGATCTCACCATTGATGAATTCCTCGTCTTCAGCGCAGAGCTCAGGCTAATTGATAAGAAGCAAATTAAGAAAGCTGTTGAAGAAGTGAAAGACAAATGCGGTCTGTCTCATATCAGCTCTCGCCTCATCAAAAATCTTTCAGGTGGTTATCGCCAACGGGTGGGCATTGCACAGGCCATCATCCATAAGCCTAAACTGGTGGTGATGGATGAACCCACCAACGGCCTTGATCCCAACCAGATCATCGAAGCCAGAAAACTGATCAAAGAAATTGCCCGCGAACACACTGTTTTATTATCCTCACATATCCTTTCCGAGATCAACCTGCTTTGCAGGGATATCATTATGATCGAGAGCGGGAGGATCGTGTTCTCCGATACAATGGATGCTTTCAACAATTACACGAAGGCAAACGCCATACTCGTCAAATTCGACAACCCGCCATCCAAAGAAGCATTACTGCAAATACCAGGCGTTGAATCCGTAGAATTCCTCAATCCTTCACAGGTCCGTATTCATTACAATGGTGATGAAGAGATGAACGCCAGACTGATCAATGCCAGTGCACAACAAGGATGGAAACTCCGTGAAATCGGTCAGGACAAAGGATTGCTGGATGATGTGTTCAAACAATTATCATCCCAATCCAATCACTAA